A single window of Coffea eugenioides isolate CCC68of chromosome 7, Ceug_1.0, whole genome shotgun sequence DNA harbors:
- the LOC113778068 gene encoding pentatricopeptide repeat-containing protein At1g63330-like: protein MMAMQRRASSAIILSIAQSQEAAAASSGTAATARCTTLASFLSAFPNPKPQLAFYSAISGKVESSSGKALKFQPGLRNDINNVDSLDDALSLYRQMVRMRPLPCVIQFNQLLDRIVKMKNHYVSAISLFRDMCVKGIPADEVTLNVVINCYCLLGRVDLGFPVLAAFMKRGLVPNVVTFSTLLKGLFREYGVPQGQELFKKIIFEKLCEPNEVMFLIVIDGLCKVGNIQTAIEFLRVMEKRRRCKPTVYVYSTIIDSLCKDKMVDEALALLQEMIEKGIPPNVVTYSCLIQGLCNLSRWRDVDKLFSEMKVYKIVPNVITFSIVVDALCKEGCIEDAEEVVRIMIQQGQNPDLVTYTSLMDGYFLQSRIDDARRVFDTMVASGFTPNLHSYGILINAYFKTKKLEAAMKLFREIPHKGLTPDIVIYNTVLHGLFSSGRYLSAREIFNEMQASGMKPDFPTYCVVLDGLCKTGHIDEALQLFHEMETDGTNLHIKMYNIIIDGLCKSRRLDSARDLFNNLSLKGLDPNITIYNTMISGLLSEGLLIESKELIGKMEEKGCLANSVTYNVILQGLLKGGHYDDAVVYYEEMVHRGFLLDASTFSLLLDLSAENQNNPSVLMLMLKIDPDSKKFIDGERRGPSH from the coding sequence ATGATGGCGATGCAGAGAAGAGCTTCTTCTGCCATAATTCTTTCCATTGCTCAGTCTCAGGAAGCAGCAGCGGCTTCATCAGGTACCGCTGCTACTGCTAGGTGCACTACTCTTGCTTCATTTCTCTCTGCATTCCCAAACCCTAAACCCCAATTAGCTTTTTATTCTGCTATTAGTGGCAAAGTTGAGAGTTCTTCTGGAAAAGCTCTGAAATTTCAACCGGGATTGAGGAATGATATTAATAATGTCGACAGTCTTGATGATGCTCTGAGCTTGTACCGGCAGATGGTCCGGATGAGGCCTCTGCCTTGTGTTATTCAGTTCAATCAATTGCTGGACCGTATTGTTAAGATGAAGAATCATTATGTATCTGCTATTTCCCTTTTTAGAGATATGTGTGTCAAGGGCATTCCTGCTGATGAGGTCACCCTCAATGTTGTGATTAATTGTTACTGCCTCTTGGGTCGAGTGGATTTGGGGTTTCCTGTGTTGGCTGCTTTCATGAAGCGTGGTCTTGTCCCTAATGTAGTCACCTTTAGTACTCTACTCAAAGGACTCTTTCGAGAATATGGGGTCCCCCAGGGACAAGAATTGTTTAAGAAGATAATATTCGAAAAACTTTGCGAGCCCAATGAAGTTATGTTTCTGATTGTGATAGATGGGCTTTGTAAGGTGGGGAACATTCAAACGGCCATTGAATTCCTAAGAGTcatggaaaaaagaagaagatgtaAGCCCACCGTTTATGTGTACAGTACAATCATTGACAGCTTGTGCAAGGATAAAATGGTTGATGAAGCTCTTGCCCTCTTACAGGAGATGATTGAAAAGGGCATTCCCCCGAATGTTGTCACTTACAGTTGTTTGATTCAAGGTCTGTGCAACTTAAGCAGATGGAGGGACGTTGACAAGCTCTTTTCTGAGATGAAGGTTTATAAAATTGTTCCGAATGTTATTACTTTTAGTATAGTGGTGGATGCACTATGTAAGGAAGGGTGTATAGAAGATGCTGAAGAGGTAGTCCGGATCATGATCCAGCAAGGTCAAAATCCCGACCTGGTCACATACACTTCCTTAATGGATGGGTACTTTTTACAGAGCCGAATAGATGACGCAAGGAGAGTTTTCGATACCATGGTTGCTAGCGGCTTTACACCCAATCTCCATAGCTATGGTATTCTAATAAATGCCTATTTCAAGACCAAGAAATTGGAAGCAGCCATGAAGCTCTTTCGAGAGATTCCACATAAAGGTTTAACACCTGATATTGTTATTTATAACACTGTGTTGCACGGGTTATTTAGTTCAGGAAGGTATCTTAGTGCACGAGAAATTTTCAATGAGATGCAAGCTTCTGGCATGAAGCCTGATTTTCCCACTTACTGTGTGGTACTGGATGGATTATGCAAGACTGGACATATCGATGAAGCATTGCAGTTATTCCATGAAATGGAAACTGATGGAACAAATCTTCACATAAAAATGTACAATATCATCATTGATGGGTTGTGCAAAAGCAGGAGGCTCGATAGTGCTCGAGATCTTTTCAACAATCTCTCCCTTAAAGGATTGGACCCTAACATCACAATATACAACACCATGATTTCTGGCCTGCTTTCAGAAGGTCTGCTCATCGAATCTAAAGAGCTCATTGGAAAAATGGAAGAGAAGGGTTGCTTGGCAAATAGTGTTACATACAATGTCATTCTGCAAGGACTCCTTAAGGGAGGTCATTATGATGATGCAGTGGTCTATTATGAAGAAATGGTTCACAGAGGATTCTTGCTGGATGCATCTACGTTTTCCCTTTTACTTGATTTATCTGCTGAGAATCAGAACAATCCTTCTGTGCTAATGTTGATGCTGAAGATTGATCCCGATAGCAAGAAGTTCATAGATGGGGAACGAAGAGGACCTTCACATTAG